The Castor canadensis chromosome 8, mCasCan1.hap1v2, whole genome shotgun sequence genome contains a region encoding:
- the Irak4 gene encoding interleukin-1 receptor-associated kinase 4 isoform X1, translating into MNKPITPSTYVRNLNVGLIRKLSDFIDPQEGWKKLAVAIKKPSGDDRYNQFHIRRFEALIQTGKSPTSELLFDWGTTNCTVGDLVDLLVQNEFFAPASLLLPDAVPQIVNTLPSREAVTVPQKQMPFSERDRISVIPMQNLEQNYVPPDSTSPENKGLEVGDTRFHSFSFYELKSVTNDFDERPISVGGNKMGEGGFGVVYKGYVNNTTVAVKKLTAMVDIGTEELKQQFDQEIKVMAKCQHENLVKLLGFSSDGDNLCLVYVYMPNGSLLDRLSCLDGTPPLSWHMRCKIAQGAANGISFLHESHHIHRDIKSANILLDEDFTAKISDFGLARASEKFSQTVMTSRIVGTTAYMAPEALRGEITPKSDIYSFGVVLLEIITGLPAVDELREPQLLLDIKEEIEDEEKIIEDYIDVKMNDADSSSVEAMYSVASQCLHEKKNKRPDIKKVQQLLQEMTAS; encoded by the exons ATGAACAAACCAATAACACCATCAACATATGTGCGCAACCTCAATGTTGGACTAATTAGGAAGCTATCAGATTTTATCGATCCTCAAGAAGGATGGAAGAAATTAGCCGTGGCTATTAAAAAGCCATCTGGTGATGATAGATACAATCAGTTTCACATAAG GAGATTCGAAGCATTAATTCAAACTGGAAAAAGTCCCACTTCTGAATTACTGTTTGACTGGGGTACTACAAATTGCACTGTTGGTGATCTTGTAGATCTTTTGGTCCAAAATGAGTTTTTTGCTCCTGCAAGTCTTTTGCTGCCAG ATGCTGTTCCCCAAATTGTTAATACCCTACCTTCTAGAGAGGCAGTAACAGTTCCACAGAAACAGATGCCTTTCTCTGAAAGAGACAGAATATCTGTGATACCTATGCAAAATCTTGAACAAAACTATGTGCCACCTGACTCCACAAGTCCAGAAAATAAAGGTTTAGAAGTTGGTGATACAC GTTTCcacagtttttcattttatgagtTAAAGAGTGTCACAAATGATTTTGATGAACGACCCATTTCTGTTGGTGGAAATaaaatgggagagggaggatttGGAGTTGTGTATAAAGGCTACGTGAACAATACAACTGTGGCAGTGAAGAAGCTTACAGCA atggttGACATTGGTACTGAGGAACTGAAACAACAGTTTgatcaagaaataaaagtaatggcAAA GTGTCAACATGAAAACTTAGTAAAACTGCTTGGTTTCTCGAGTGATGGCGATAACCTCTGTTTAGTATATGTTTACATGCCCAATGGCTCTTTGCTAGACAGACTGTCATGCTTG GATGGTACTCCACCACTTTCTTGGCATATGAGATGCAAGATTGCTCAGGGTGCAGCTAATGGCATCAGTTTTTTACACGAAAGCCATCATATTCATAGAGATATTAAAAG TGCAAATATCTTACTAGATGAAGATTTTACTGCCAAAATATCTGACTTTGGCCTTGCACGGGCTTCTGAGAAGTTCTCACAGACAGTCATGACTAGCAGAATTGTGGGCACAACAGCATATATGGCACCAGAAGCTTTGCGAGGAGAAATAACACCCAAATCTGACATCTATAGCTTTGGTGTG gTTTTACTAGAAATAATAACTGGACTTCCAGCTGTGGATGAACTTCGTGAACCTCAATTATTG CTtgatattaaagaagaaattgaagatgaagaaaagataatTGAAGATTATATTGATGTGAAGATGAATGATGCTGATTCCAGTTCAGTTGAAGCTATGTACTCTGTTGCTAGTCAGTGTCTGCATGAAAAGAAGAACAAGAGACCAGACATTAAAAAG gttCAACAGCTGCTGCAAGAGATGACAGCTTCTTAA
- the Irak4 gene encoding interleukin-1 receptor-associated kinase 4 isoform X2, which translates to MNKPITPSTYVRNLNVGLIRKLSDFIDPQEGWKKLAVAIKKPSGDDRYNQFHIRRFEALIQTGKSPTSELLFDWGTTNCTVGDLVDLLVQNEFFAPASLLLPDAVPQIVNTLPSREAVTVPQKQMPFSERDRISVIPMQNLEQNYVPPDSTSPENKGLEVGDTRFHSFSFYELKSVTNDFDERPISVGGNKMGEGGFGVVYKGYVNNTTVAVKKLTAMVDIGTEELKQQFDQEIKVMAKCQHENLVKLLGFSSDGDNLCLVYVYMPNGSLLDRLSCLDGTPPLSWHMRCKIAQGAANGISFLHESHHIHRDIKSANILLDEDFTAKISDFGLARASEKFSQTVMTSRIVGTTAYMAPEALRGEITPKSDIYSFGVVLLEIITGLPAVDELREPQLLLDIKEEIEDEEKIIEDYIDVKMNDADSSSVEAMYSVASQCLHEKKNKRPDIKKEFSETTPNR; encoded by the exons ATGAACAAACCAATAACACCATCAACATATGTGCGCAACCTCAATGTTGGACTAATTAGGAAGCTATCAGATTTTATCGATCCTCAAGAAGGATGGAAGAAATTAGCCGTGGCTATTAAAAAGCCATCTGGTGATGATAGATACAATCAGTTTCACATAAG GAGATTCGAAGCATTAATTCAAACTGGAAAAAGTCCCACTTCTGAATTACTGTTTGACTGGGGTACTACAAATTGCACTGTTGGTGATCTTGTAGATCTTTTGGTCCAAAATGAGTTTTTTGCTCCTGCAAGTCTTTTGCTGCCAG ATGCTGTTCCCCAAATTGTTAATACCCTACCTTCTAGAGAGGCAGTAACAGTTCCACAGAAACAGATGCCTTTCTCTGAAAGAGACAGAATATCTGTGATACCTATGCAAAATCTTGAACAAAACTATGTGCCACCTGACTCCACAAGTCCAGAAAATAAAGGTTTAGAAGTTGGTGATACAC GTTTCcacagtttttcattttatgagtTAAAGAGTGTCACAAATGATTTTGATGAACGACCCATTTCTGTTGGTGGAAATaaaatgggagagggaggatttGGAGTTGTGTATAAAGGCTACGTGAACAATACAACTGTGGCAGTGAAGAAGCTTACAGCA atggttGACATTGGTACTGAGGAACTGAAACAACAGTTTgatcaagaaataaaagtaatggcAAA GTGTCAACATGAAAACTTAGTAAAACTGCTTGGTTTCTCGAGTGATGGCGATAACCTCTGTTTAGTATATGTTTACATGCCCAATGGCTCTTTGCTAGACAGACTGTCATGCTTG GATGGTACTCCACCACTTTCTTGGCATATGAGATGCAAGATTGCTCAGGGTGCAGCTAATGGCATCAGTTTTTTACACGAAAGCCATCATATTCATAGAGATATTAAAAG TGCAAATATCTTACTAGATGAAGATTTTACTGCCAAAATATCTGACTTTGGCCTTGCACGGGCTTCTGAGAAGTTCTCACAGACAGTCATGACTAGCAGAATTGTGGGCACAACAGCATATATGGCACCAGAAGCTTTGCGAGGAGAAATAACACCCAAATCTGACATCTATAGCTTTGGTGTG gTTTTACTAGAAATAATAACTGGACTTCCAGCTGTGGATGAACTTCGTGAACCTCAATTATTG CTtgatattaaagaagaaattgaagatgaagaaaagataatTGAAGATTATATTGATGTGAAGATGAATGATGCTGATTCCAGTTCAGTTGAAGCTATGTACTCTGTTGCTAGTCAGTGTCTGCATGAAAAGAAGAACAAGAGACCAGACATTAAAAAG
- the Irak4 gene encoding interleukin-1 receptor-associated kinase 4 isoform X3 has protein sequence MSLSPLKSDAVPQIVNTLPSREAVTVPQKQMPFSERDRISVIPMQNLEQNYVPPDSTSPENKGLEVGDTRFHSFSFYELKSVTNDFDERPISVGGNKMGEGGFGVVYKGYVNNTTVAVKKLTAMVDIGTEELKQQFDQEIKVMAKCQHENLVKLLGFSSDGDNLCLVYVYMPNGSLLDRLSCLDGTPPLSWHMRCKIAQGAANGISFLHESHHIHRDIKSANILLDEDFTAKISDFGLARASEKFSQTVMTSRIVGTTAYMAPEALRGEITPKSDIYSFGVVLLEIITGLPAVDELREPQLLLDIKEEIEDEEKIIEDYIDVKMNDADSSSVEAMYSVASQCLHEKKNKRPDIKKVQQLLQEMTAS, from the exons ATGAGTCTGAGCCCATTAAAGTCAG ATGCTGTTCCCCAAATTGTTAATACCCTACCTTCTAGAGAGGCAGTAACAGTTCCACAGAAACAGATGCCTTTCTCTGAAAGAGACAGAATATCTGTGATACCTATGCAAAATCTTGAACAAAACTATGTGCCACCTGACTCCACAAGTCCAGAAAATAAAGGTTTAGAAGTTGGTGATACAC GTTTCcacagtttttcattttatgagtTAAAGAGTGTCACAAATGATTTTGATGAACGACCCATTTCTGTTGGTGGAAATaaaatgggagagggaggatttGGAGTTGTGTATAAAGGCTACGTGAACAATACAACTGTGGCAGTGAAGAAGCTTACAGCA atggttGACATTGGTACTGAGGAACTGAAACAACAGTTTgatcaagaaataaaagtaatggcAAA GTGTCAACATGAAAACTTAGTAAAACTGCTTGGTTTCTCGAGTGATGGCGATAACCTCTGTTTAGTATATGTTTACATGCCCAATGGCTCTTTGCTAGACAGACTGTCATGCTTG GATGGTACTCCACCACTTTCTTGGCATATGAGATGCAAGATTGCTCAGGGTGCAGCTAATGGCATCAGTTTTTTACACGAAAGCCATCATATTCATAGAGATATTAAAAG TGCAAATATCTTACTAGATGAAGATTTTACTGCCAAAATATCTGACTTTGGCCTTGCACGGGCTTCTGAGAAGTTCTCACAGACAGTCATGACTAGCAGAATTGTGGGCACAACAGCATATATGGCACCAGAAGCTTTGCGAGGAGAAATAACACCCAAATCTGACATCTATAGCTTTGGTGTG gTTTTACTAGAAATAATAACTGGACTTCCAGCTGTGGATGAACTTCGTGAACCTCAATTATTG CTtgatattaaagaagaaattgaagatgaagaaaagataatTGAAGATTATATTGATGTGAAGATGAATGATGCTGATTCCAGTTCAGTTGAAGCTATGTACTCTGTTGCTAGTCAGTGTCTGCATGAAAAGAAGAACAAGAGACCAGACATTAAAAAG gttCAACAGCTGCTGCAAGAGATGACAGCTTCTTAA